The Sphaerospermopsis torques-reginae ITEP-024 genome has a window encoding:
- a CDS encoding ExbD/TolR family protein, which translates to MRLQDDPDIPAQINIVPMIDVIFAILTFFIMSTLYLTRSEGLPVNLPQATTAKNDRPAQVTVTINKTGEIFLNKEAVSLEQLANQVRAKAEPSQPLMVILNADEAVNHGQVVAVMDKVRQVEGVKLGIATRK; encoded by the coding sequence ATGCGCCTACAAGATGATCCAGATATCCCTGCACAGATTAATATTGTGCCAATGATTGATGTGATATTTGCGATTTTGACATTTTTTATCATGTCAACTTTGTATCTTACTCGCTCCGAAGGTTTACCAGTAAATTTACCACAAGCAACAACAGCAAAGAATGATCGCCCTGCTCAGGTGACAGTGACAATCAATAAAACTGGAGAGATTTTTTTGAATAAAGAAGCTGTTAGTTTAGAGCAGTTAGCAAACCAAGTGAGAGCAAAAGCAGAACCATCACAACCTTTGATGGTAATACTTAATGCAGATGAAGCTGTGAATCACGGACAAGTTGTAGCGGTAATGGATAAAGTGCGACAGGTAGAAGGTGTGAAATTAGGTATTGCGACACGCAAATAA
- a CDS encoding MotA/TolQ/ExbB proton channel family protein, with amino-acid sequence MDIKNLFIAGGVVMWPLLLSSVVAVGLIIERVRFWIKISNRQHRVVREVLSLYRQNNVVSTIDTLRKNVDLPISRIFLTALELEEANPEEFRLALESEAQAEIPLLKRFNTVFDTIIALAPLLGLLGTVLGLITSFASLNIGNVGGSQTTNVTGGISEALVSTATGLIVAIFTLLFSNTFRGLYQRQIALIQEYGGELELLYRRRYERGEKTYAPTR; translated from the coding sequence ATGGATATCAAAAATCTGTTTATAGCAGGTGGTGTGGTGATGTGGCCACTACTACTTTCTTCAGTTGTAGCTGTAGGGCTAATTATTGAAAGAGTCAGGTTTTGGATCAAAATTAGCAACCGTCAGCACCGAGTAGTCAGAGAAGTATTGAGTCTGTATCGTCAAAACAATGTGGTTAGTACCATTGATACATTGAGGAAGAATGTAGATTTACCGATTTCCCGGATCTTTTTGACAGCTTTGGAACTAGAAGAAGCAAACCCAGAAGAGTTTCGTTTGGCTTTGGAAAGTGAAGCTCAGGCAGAAATACCTTTACTGAAAAGATTTAACACGGTTTTTGATACTATTATTGCCCTTGCACCCCTGTTAGGATTACTGGGAACTGTACTGGGTTTAATTACTTCTTTTGCATCTTTGAATATCGGCAATGTGGGAGGATCACAAACTACAAACGTGACTGGTGGTATTAGTGAGGCATTGGTTTCTACTGCTACAGGTTTAATTGTGGCAATTTTTACACTTTTGTTTTCTAACACATTCCGGGGACTTTATCAACGGCAAATAGCTTTGATTCAAGAATATGGTGGAGAGTTAGAACTGTTATATCGTCGTCGCTACGAAAGAGGAGAAAAAACCTATGCGCCTACAAGATGA
- the ruvB gene encoding Holliday junction branch migration DNA helicase RuvB, giving the protein MAIISSKKQPPEPNGQPQQRRESPKASTQKAPPQENILQPEATIEEEGKQEESIRPQRFADYIGQKDLKDVLDIAIKAAKSRGEVMDHLLLYGPPGLGKTTMAMILAAEMGVNYKITSAPALERPRDIVGILVNLKPGDVLFIDEIHRLSRMTEEILYPAMEDYRLDITVGKGSSARIRSIPLSKFTLVGATTRVGALTSPLRDRFGLIQKLRFYEVDELSKIVLRSAELLQTPVNAEGATEIAKRSRGTPRIANRLLKRVRDYAEVKSFTEIDQPIAAEALQLFQVDPCGLDWTDRKMLSVIIENFNGGPVGIETLAAATGEDTQTIEEVYEPYLMQIGYLSRTPRGRVATKAAYQHMGFKPPNNEQLSLL; this is encoded by the coding sequence ATGGCCATAATCTCCTCAAAAAAACAGCCTCCAGAACCCAACGGACAGCCACAACAGCGCCGAGAGTCGCCTAAAGCTTCTACCCAAAAAGCGCCTCCCCAGGAAAATATACTGCAACCGGAAGCGACGATTGAAGAAGAAGGTAAACAGGAAGAGAGTATTCGCCCCCAACGTTTTGCAGATTACATCGGGCAGAAAGATTTAAAGGATGTATTAGATATTGCCATTAAAGCAGCTAAATCTAGGGGTGAAGTGATGGATCACCTGTTGCTGTATGGTCCACCCGGTTTGGGTAAAACCACAATGGCGATGATTTTAGCTGCGGAAATGGGGGTAAATTATAAAATTACTAGCGCCCCTGCTTTGGAAAGACCAAGGGATATAGTCGGTATATTGGTAAATCTCAAACCGGGTGATGTGCTGTTTATTGATGAAATCCATCGGCTTTCCCGGATGACGGAAGAAATTTTGTATCCAGCAATGGAAGATTATCGTTTAGATATTACTGTGGGTAAAGGTTCGAGTGCCAGAATCAGAAGTATACCCTTATCTAAATTTACCTTGGTGGGAGCGACAACCCGCGTCGGTGCGTTAACTTCACCGTTGCGCGATCGCTTTGGTTTAATCCAAAAATTGCGATTTTACGAAGTTGACGAACTCAGTAAAATTGTCCTTCGCAGTGCAGAATTATTACAAACTCCTGTTAACGCTGAAGGCGCTACAGAAATCGCTAAACGTTCACGGGGAACACCAAGAATTGCCAATAGATTACTAAAACGAGTCCGTGATTACGCGGAAGTAAAATCATTTACAGAAATTGACCAACCGATTGCCGCAGAAGCATTACAACTATTCCAAGTTGATCCTTGTGGGTTAGATTGGACAGATAGAAAAATGTTAAGTGTGATCATTGAAAACTTTAATGGTGGTCCAGTGGGGATAGAGACTTTAGCCGCAGCGACAGGAGAAGACACCCAAACCATAGAAGAAGTGTATGAACCCTATTTAATGCAAATTGGTTATTTAAGCCGGACTCCTCGCGGTAGAGTAGCCACAAAAGCTGCATATCAACACATGGGCTTTAAACCACCTAATAATGAGCAGTTATCTTTGCTTTGA
- the hisF gene encoding imidazole glycerol phosphate synthase subunit HisF: MLSKRILPCLDVKAGRVVKGVNFVDLKDAGDPVELAKVYNEAGADELVFLDITATHEDRDTIIDVVYRTAEQVFIPLTVGGGIQTLENVKGLLRAGADKVSINSAAVRNPNLINEASDRFGNQCIVVAIDARKRVAPNNPGWDVYVRGGRENTGIDALLWAQEVEKRGAGELLVTSMDADGTQAGYDLELTRAIAESVQIPVIASGGAGNCQHIHDALTAGQAEAALLASLLHYGQLSVAQIKNYLQERSVPVRLPC; this comes from the coding sequence ATGTTATCTAAAAGAATTTTACCTTGTTTAGATGTCAAGGCGGGACGAGTTGTTAAAGGAGTTAACTTTGTAGACCTCAAGGACGCGGGTGATCCAGTAGAACTAGCCAAAGTTTATAACGAAGCCGGTGCAGATGAGTTAGTGTTTCTGGATATTACAGCCACTCATGAAGACCGGGATACGATTATTGATGTCGTTTACCGGACTGCTGAACAGGTCTTTATTCCGCTGACTGTGGGGGGAGGAATTCAAACCTTAGAAAATGTTAAAGGTTTGTTACGAGCCGGGGCTGATAAGGTTAGTATTAATTCTGCGGCCGTCCGCAACCCAAATTTGATCAATGAGGCGAGCGATCGCTTTGGTAATCAGTGCATAGTTGTGGCTATTGATGCTCGCAAAAGAGTAGCCCCCAATAACCCTGGTTGGGATGTTTACGTGCGTGGTGGTAGGGAAAATACTGGAATAGATGCCTTACTGTGGGCGCAGGAAGTGGAAAAAAGGGGGGCTGGTGAATTGTTGGTGACAAGTATGGATGCAGATGGCACTCAAGCCGGATATGACTTAGAGTTAACGCGAGCGATCGCCGAATCTGTGCAAATTCCCGTTATTGCCTCTGGTGGTGCAGGAAATTGTCAACATATCCATGACGCTTTAACAGCAGGTCAAGCAGAAGCCGCTTTATTAGCATCTCTTTTACATTATGGGCAATTAAGCGTAGCCCAAATTAAAAATTATTTGCAGGAACGATCTGTTCCAGTCCGCTTGCCTTGTTGA
- the dapB gene encoding 4-hydroxy-tetrahydrodipicolinate reductase, which yields MTNQSTIPVIVNGAAGKMGREVIKAVAQAPDMILMGALDTSPEHQGKDAGELAGLSEPLEVPITNQLEPMLGYVAGERQLQPGVMVDFTHPDAVYDNVRSAIAYGIRPVVGTTGLSPEQLKDLADFAEKASTGCLIIPNFSIGMVLLQQAAVTASQYFDHVEIIELHHNQKADAPSGTAIQTAQLLAEMGKAFNPPQVEETEKIPGARGSLVDEGIRIHSVRLPGLIAHQEVIFGAAGQIYTLRHDTSDRSCYMPGVLLAIRKINQLKSLVYGLEKIL from the coding sequence ATGACCAATCAATCTACTATCCCAGTCATTGTCAACGGTGCTGCTGGCAAAATGGGACGTGAAGTAATCAAAGCAGTAGCCCAAGCACCGGATATGATATTAATGGGTGCTTTGGATACCTCACCGGAACATCAGGGAAAAGACGCAGGAGAGTTGGCAGGTTTAAGCGAACCCTTAGAAGTGCCAATAACCAATCAATTAGAGCCAATGTTAGGCTATGTAGCAGGAGAAAGACAGCTACAACCAGGGGTGATGGTAGACTTTACCCATCCAGATGCAGTTTATGATAACGTTCGCAGTGCGATCGCCTATGGTATTCGTCCTGTAGTCGGTACAACTGGTTTAAGTCCCGAACAACTGAAAGACTTAGCCGACTTTGCCGAAAAAGCCAGTACAGGTTGTTTAATTATTCCTAACTTTTCCATCGGTATGGTACTGTTGCAACAAGCCGCAGTTACCGCATCCCAATACTTTGATCATGTAGAAATTATCGAACTGCATCACAACCAAAAAGCCGACGCACCAAGCGGTACAGCCATTCAAACAGCCCAGTTATTAGCAGAAATGGGTAAAGCTTTTAACCCTCCTCAAGTAGAGGAAACAGAAAAAATACCAGGAGCAAGAGGATCTTTAGTTGATGAAGGGATTAGAATTCATAGTGTACGCCTACCTGGACTCATTGCCCATCAAGAAGTAATTTTCGGTGCAGCAGGGCAAATTTACACCCTCCGCCATGATACAAGCGATCGCTCCTGTTATATGCCTGGAGTTTTATTAGCAATTCGCAAAATTAACCAGTTAAAATCATTAGTATATGGATTAGAAAAGATTCTGTAA
- a CDS encoding phosphate ABC transporter permease gives MLVPLTRQKFEQIIPLIASGSQYKYYWGKFNNFLQRLLISVVTVVVIFLVRIFLKLDFGLIFVFGVFGAFFWLWYPVFQASIRNAKCRRYKYSGFFRGRVIDWWITEKLIGKQETVNNKGELVIIENREKRINLEVGDDTGFSIEFDAPLRPAHKAIARGQIAEMVVMSNSPDLSIIEEFSNIYIPSRNLWVSDYPYVREDFFNEVSVRLRENQQEKPRRRRRPEPQRYGEDDY, from the coding sequence ATGCTTGTTCCACTGACTCGCCAAAAATTTGAACAAATTATTCCTCTTATTGCCAGTGGTTCACAGTACAAATACTACTGGGGAAAATTCAACAACTTTTTACAACGGCTATTAATTTCTGTAGTTACAGTAGTTGTGATTTTCCTGGTGAGGATCTTTTTGAAACTAGATTTTGGTTTGATTTTTGTCTTTGGAGTATTTGGGGCATTTTTTTGGTTATGGTATCCCGTATTTCAAGCCAGTATTCGCAATGCAAAATGCCGACGTTACAAGTATAGCGGCTTTTTCCGAGGGCGGGTAATAGATTGGTGGATTACAGAAAAATTAATTGGCAAACAAGAAACAGTCAATAATAAAGGTGAGTTAGTAATTATTGAAAACCGCGAAAAAAGAATAAACTTAGAAGTGGGCGATGATACAGGATTTAGTATCGAATTTGATGCCCCATTACGTCCTGCACACAAAGCGATCGCTCGTGGTCAAATCGCAGAAATGGTAGTCATGTCAAATAGCCCAGATTTAAGCATAATCGAGGAATTTAGTAATATCTACATTCCCAGTCGTAATTTATGGGTGAGTGACTATCCCTACGTGCGAGAAGATTTTTTTAATGAAGTTAGTGTTCGCCTACGAGAAAACCAACAAGAAAAACCCCGTCGCCGTCGTCGTCCAGAACCACAAAGATATGGAGAGGATGACTATTAA
- a CDS encoding precorrin-8X methylmutase translates to MEWHVTDAQSLAIIDSEIGDHVFSPAEYEIVRRVIYATSDFEYKSLIRFSEHALQSGATALAARTTIVVDVPMVQVGIAYDIQNTFANPVYCSMEALTRPQKERTRSAWGIETLARRYPEGIFVVGQAQTALTTLVDLIEAEEIRPALIIATPAGFINVTADKERLQDSLVPYITIDSRKGNAVVASAIVDGLVDLAWQAYGQDRSGVS, encoded by the coding sequence ATGGAATGGCACGTAACTGATGCTCAAAGCTTGGCAATTATTGATAGTGAAATTGGCGATCATGTCTTTTCACCAGCAGAGTATGAAATAGTCCGGCGAGTAATATACGCCACCTCTGATTTTGAGTACAAGTCTTTGATTCGTTTTTCGGAACACGCTTTACAATCAGGAGCAACCGCACTGGCAGCACGTACTACTATTGTGGTAGATGTGCCAATGGTACAGGTGGGTATTGCCTACGATATTCAAAACACCTTTGCTAATCCTGTGTATTGTAGTATGGAGGCTTTAACCCGTCCCCAAAAAGAAAGAACTCGTTCTGCTTGGGGGATTGAAACTCTGGCCAGACGCTATCCAGAGGGAATTTTTGTAGTTGGTCAAGCTCAAACTGCCCTCACTACATTGGTAGATTTAATTGAAGCGGAAGAAATTCGACCGGCTTTGATTATTGCTACTCCAGCTGGTTTTATTAATGTAACTGCTGATAAAGAACGTTTACAGGATTCTTTAGTACCTTATATTACTATTGACAGTCGTAAGGGTAATGCGGTGGTAGCATCTGCTATTGTTGATGGTTTGGTTGATTTAGCTTGGCAAGCTTATGGTCAAGATAGAAGTGGGGTAAGTTAA
- a CDS encoding TPM domain-containing protein: MQRCFWRKILVSIAVFCFAGSIWAIHSPSALAYENPDLLPDTFTPVVDLAKTLPDPQEEKLVKDLEQFETDTGWKLRVLTQYDRTPGRAVIKYWGLDDKSILLVADARGGNILSFSVGDAVYELLPRTFWIELQTRFGNLYFVRENGEDQAILQALDSVKGCLLKGGCNVVPGLPREQWILTLITSAIGGVICGFAAQPRDEKQVFAWQWALIFSPLWGILFIAFGIAPVITRTSDWIPLVRNISAFLIGLLVAYLSPVFSRPSSSAES, encoded by the coding sequence ATGCAGCGTTGTTTTTGGCGAAAAATCTTAGTATCCATTGCAGTATTTTGCTTTGCTGGGTCAATTTGGGCGATTCATTCACCATCAGCCTTAGCTTATGAAAATCCTGACTTACTACCGGACACATTTACCCCAGTTGTCGATTTAGCAAAGACTCTCCCAGACCCCCAGGAAGAAAAACTTGTCAAAGACTTAGAACAATTTGAAACGGATACTGGCTGGAAATTGCGAGTATTAACCCAGTATGACCGCACCCCAGGCAGGGCAGTGATCAAATATTGGGGTTTGGATGACAAAAGCATTCTTTTAGTTGCAGATGCTCGCGGTGGTAATATTCTCAGTTTTAGTGTGGGTGATGCGGTTTATGAACTTTTACCCCGCACATTTTGGATTGAACTACAAACCCGGTTTGGTAACTTGTACTTTGTCAGGGAAAACGGCGAAGATCAAGCAATTCTACAGGCTTTAGATTCAGTAAAAGGTTGTTTACTCAAAGGTGGTTGTAACGTCGTTCCTGGACTACCAAGAGAACAATGGATACTCACCCTGATTACATCAGCTATTGGTGGTGTGATTTGTGGCTTTGCGGCACAACCCCGCGATGAAAAACAAGTCTTTGCTTGGCAGTGGGCGTTAATTTTCTCACCTTTGTGGGGAATTTTGTTTATTGCCTTCGGTATTGCCCCAGTTATTACCCGTACCAGCGATTGGATTCCTCTAGTTCGTAATATTTCCGCTTTTTTAATAGGTCTGTTAGTCGCCTATCTCTCTCCTGTTTTCAGTCGTCCTTCTTCCAGTGCTGAATCTTGA
- a CDS encoding YtxH domain-containing protein codes for MSNNRSGIFIGGMMLGATIGAVAGLLAAPRPGRETRKLLKKSADALPELAEDISTSVQIQADRLSATALQNWDDTLERLREAIAAGVEATQRESQALNRPNPAEPKNTDSLNQNL; via the coding sequence ATGTCTAATAATCGTTCGGGAATATTTATAGGCGGTATGATGCTAGGAGCTACCATTGGTGCTGTAGCCGGCTTACTCGCTGCACCCCGCCCAGGGAGAGAAACGCGGAAACTTTTGAAAAAATCAGCAGATGCCTTACCAGAGTTAGCAGAAGATATATCAACCAGCGTACAGATTCAAGCTGATCGACTTTCTGCCACCGCATTGCAAAACTGGGATGATACCCTAGAGAGACTGCGGGAAGCGATCGCAGCCGGAGTAGAAGCCACCCAACGCGAAAGCCAAGCCCTAAACAGGCCAAACCCTGCTGAACCTAAAAACACTGATTCTCTCAACCAGAATCTATAA
- a CDS encoding DUF1350 family protein produces MDWKEIRGNWVIIPRHPIGIIHFLGGAFVATAPHLTYRWLLEQLAAKGYVVIATPFVNTLDHQAIAESVLLNFERTLERLHYSGELRKLYLPIYGIGHSMGCKLHLLIGSVFPVERAGNILISFNNYTAKDAIPLVEQLNSTLAIEFTPTPLETNQLVEERYQIRRNFLIKFSNDNLDQSAILTKILQKRFPEMVTVQTLPGNHTTPLGQDINWQAGNSFTPLDALGQWFKQEVYRDLHQLKKVMLLWLNPLASS; encoded by the coding sequence ATGGACTGGAAAGAAATTAGAGGCAACTGGGTAATTATTCCCCGTCATCCCATCGGGATCATCCATTTTTTGGGGGGTGCATTTGTCGCTACCGCACCCCACCTAACTTACCGCTGGTTATTAGAACAGTTGGCGGCTAAAGGTTATGTGGTTATTGCTACACCTTTTGTCAACACCTTAGATCATCAGGCGATCGCTGAATCTGTATTGCTGAACTTTGAACGCACTCTAGAACGCCTACACTATTCCGGTGAATTACGCAAGCTGTACCTACCAATTTATGGTATTGGACACAGTATGGGTTGCAAATTGCATTTACTGATTGGTAGCGTGTTTCCCGTAGAACGGGCGGGTAATATTCTTATCTCCTTTAACAATTATACTGCTAAAGATGCCATTCCCCTCGTAGAACAATTAAATTCTACTTTGGCGATTGAGTTTACTCCCACACCCTTAGAAACTAACCAACTTGTAGAAGAACGTTATCAAATTCGTCGTAATTTTTTAATCAAATTTAGCAATGATAATCTTGATCAATCAGCAATTTTAACAAAAATATTACAAAAACGTTTTCCAGAAATGGTGACAGTACAAACCTTACCTGGTAATCATACCACACCATTAGGTCAAGATATTAATTGGCAAGCTGGAAATTCTTTTACTCCTCTTGATGCTTTAGGACAATGGTTTAAGCAAGAGGTATATCGTGATTTACACCAGCTTAAAAAAGTCATGCTTTTATGGCTTAATCCTCTTGCATCTTCATAA
- a CDS encoding PP2C family protein-serine/threonine phosphatase, which yields MFQILVIDDDYSIHILLKRMLEKQGYQVITSSNGEEGILQALACPPAMIICDWIMPGLSGLEVCDRIKKDPKLSSTFFILLTSLDSVADRVKGLDAGADDFISKPIEQNELQARVRAGLRLHQLNRDLQTQKLLLETELAEAAEYVKSLLPLPMSTPLTISSRFIPSRQLGGDCFDYYWLDADHLAIYLLDTAGHGLRATLPSVSVLNLLRSRALKELNYYQPSQVLKALNDTFQINYQNDKYFTIWYGVYNRINRQLIYASAGHPPAVLVSGKSPSTTEIKLLKTPGMPVGMFPEAKYVDETYQIEKCSSLYIFSDGAYEITKSDGNLWSLDGFVQLLVSLQHSVDYQLDYILKYLINLNSKESFDDDLSILQIKFD from the coding sequence ATGTTTCAAATTTTAGTAATTGATGATGATTATTCCATACACATCCTGCTCAAAAGGATGTTGGAAAAACAAGGTTATCAAGTCATCACCTCTAGTAATGGCGAGGAAGGAATTTTACAGGCTCTGGCTTGTCCTCCAGCGATGATTATTTGTGATTGGATCATGCCAGGTTTATCTGGTTTGGAAGTCTGCGATCGCATCAAGAAAGACCCTAAATTATCCTCCACATTTTTTATTTTATTAACATCTTTAGATTCAGTTGCAGATCGCGTCAAAGGACTAGATGCTGGTGCTGATGATTTTATTTCCAAACCTATCGAACAAAATGAACTGCAAGCCAGAGTCAGAGCAGGATTACGTCTACATCAGTTAAATCGGGATTTACAAACTCAAAAGCTATTATTAGAAACAGAACTAGCAGAAGCAGCAGAATATGTCAAATCCCTTTTACCCTTACCCATGTCTACACCTCTGACTATTAGTTCTCGATTCATTCCCTCACGACAACTAGGAGGAGATTGCTTTGATTATTATTGGTTAGATGCCGATCATTTGGCAATTTATTTATTAGATACTGCTGGACATGGACTCAGAGCAACTCTTCCCTCTGTTTCTGTACTTAATCTACTGCGCTCACGGGCGCTCAAAGAACTTAATTATTATCAGCCTAGTCAGGTGTTAAAAGCTTTAAATGATACTTTCCAAATCAATTATCAAAATGATAAATATTTTACTATTTGGTATGGTGTATACAACCGCATAAATCGTCAGCTAATTTATGCAAGTGCTGGACATCCACCCGCAGTATTAGTATCTGGAAAATCTCCCAGTACCACAGAAATAAAACTCCTAAAAACACCAGGAATGCCAGTTGGGATGTTTCCTGAAGCAAAATATGTGGATGAAACTTACCAAATTGAAAAATGCAGTAGTCTTTACATTTTTAGCGATGGCGCTTATGAAATTACTAAATCAGATGGTAATCTTTGGAGTCTGGATGGATTTGTTCAGTTGCTAGTTAGCTTACAACATTCTGTTGATTACCAACTTGATTATATACTGAAATATTTAATCAATTTAAACTCCAAAGAATCCTTTGATGATGATTTATCTATTCTGCAAATTAAATTTGATTAA
- a CDS encoding STAS domain-containing protein, with protein MSQQVKVLTLKKNLNAETASEFQQDIAQILASGVKGVKIVLVDCQNITFLDSSGLGSLVLAFKTLRDAGIKMVLCSVNDQVRMIFELTSINKVLEIFPSQDAFNQILLATS; from the coding sequence ATGAGTCAGCAGGTGAAAGTTCTTACACTTAAAAAAAATTTAAATGCTGAAACTGCATCAGAATTTCAGCAAGATATTGCCCAAATTCTAGCAAGTGGTGTAAAGGGTGTAAAGATTGTTTTAGTTGATTGTCAAAATATTACATTTCTGGATAGTTCTGGTTTAGGCTCTCTAGTATTAGCATTTAAAACCCTACGAGATGCTGGCATTAAAATGGTTCTCTGTTCGGTAAATGATCAAGTGAGGATGATATTTGAATTAACCAGTATCAATAAAGTCTTGGAAATTTTTCCTAGCCAAGATGCTTTTAATCAGATATTACTAGCTACAAGTTAA
- the grpE gene encoding nucleotide exchange factor GrpE codes for MPDQDFTSKLRNLMQRVGISSFKSLSDAAGVSEWQILCLRRGRLEQMRVEVLLKLSTILQISLGEIVAAFSTASSDFQVVGFAVTTHKLSTDKQLLQENSDLKREYERIVLMLEQQREVLQQEFQQSSLQILESLLLFWPTAAQKAKDNPQLEAVKILPVVQKPLEKLLQAWGVEAIASVGAEIPYDPQWHELLQGTAQLGEKVKVCYVGYRQGDKLLYRAKVNPV; via the coding sequence ATGCCGGATCAAGATTTCACCTCAAAGTTGCGAAATTTAATGCAGCGTGTAGGTATCTCTAGTTTTAAATCTTTGAGTGACGCTGCTGGTGTTTCCGAGTGGCAAATCTTGTGTTTAAGAAGGGGAAGGTTGGAGCAAATGCGGGTAGAGGTTCTGCTGAAGCTATCAACAATCCTACAGATATCACTCGGTGAAATAGTAGCAGCGTTTTCAACTGCAAGTTCTGATTTCCAAGTTGTAGGTTTTGCAGTCACAACTCACAAGTTAAGTACGGATAAACAATTGTTACAAGAAAATTCTGATCTCAAAAGAGAGTATGAACGAATCGTGCTGATGCTAGAACAACAACGAGAGGTGTTACAGCAGGAGTTTCAGCAGTCGAGTTTACAAATTTTGGAATCTTTATTGTTGTTTTGGCCTACAGCAGCACAGAAAGCTAAGGATAATCCCCAGCTAGAAGCGGTTAAAATACTACCTGTGGTGCAAAAGCCTCTGGAAAAATTATTGCAAGCTTGGGGTGTGGAAGCGATCGCCTCTGTGGGAGCCGAAATACCTTATGATCCCCAATGGCATGAATTATTGCAGGGAACAGCCCAACTAGGCGAAAAAGTCAAAGTGTGTTATGTTGGATACCGTCAAGGTGATAAGCTGCTTTATCGAGCTAAGGTAAATCCTGTGTAA
- a CDS encoding Crp/Fnr family transcriptional regulator yields the protein MQIEAFSDLFPLLSTANPQTLEWLLNIAVEHEYPAGRAVLMEDAWGNAVYLLVSGWVKVRRTNGDDSVAIAILGRGDFFGEMAVLDESPRSTDVIALSPVKLLSVSQERFIQILFKDPQLHHRMLQLMVRRVRQINMRLQMRTSPPAVKLAHTLVSLCDNYGQNSAQGKEIFYIPLKDLAEVTEITIEETTKILEKLHEKGWIKIDAAKNSIYFINLKQLEILANKF from the coding sequence ATGCAAATCGAGGCTTTTAGCGATCTTTTCCCCTTGTTGAGTACAGCCAATCCCCAAACTTTGGAATGGTTACTCAACATTGCCGTTGAACACGAATACCCCGCTGGCCGAGCAGTTTTGATGGAAGATGCTTGGGGTAATGCAGTCTATCTATTGGTTTCTGGTTGGGTGAAAGTCCGACGCACCAATGGCGATGATTCTGTAGCAATAGCAATTTTAGGGCGGGGTGACTTCTTTGGAGAAATGGCGGTTTTAGATGAATCTCCACGCTCAACCGATGTGATTGCCCTTTCACCTGTTAAATTGTTGTCTGTCTCTCAAGAACGCTTTATCCAAATCCTGTTTAAAGATCCACAGTTACATCACCGAATGCTGCAACTGATGGTGCGCCGAGTTCGTCAAATTAATATGCGTTTACAAATGAGAACTTCACCACCAGCAGTCAAACTGGCTCATACTTTAGTCAGTTTATGTGATAACTATGGTCAGAATTCAGCCCAAGGTAAGGAAATTTTTTACATTCCCTTAAAAGATTTGGCGGAAGTGACAGAAATCACCATTGAAGAAACTACCAAAATTCTGGAAAAACTCCATGAAAAAGGATGGATCAAAATTGACGCTGCTAAAAACTCCATTTATTTTATTAACCTCAAACAGCTAGAGATTTTAGCTAATAAGTTTTAA